In a genomic window of Gossypium arboreum isolate Shixiya-1 chromosome 7, ASM2569848v2, whole genome shotgun sequence:
- the LOC108453050 gene encoding S-adenosylmethionine synthase 1-like, with translation METFLFTSESVNEGHPDKLCDQISDAVLDACLAQDPDSKVACETCSKTNMVMVFGEITTKANVDYEKIVRETCRNIGFVSDDVGLDADNCKVLVNIEQQSPDIAQGVHGHFTKRPEDIGAGDQGHMFGYATDETPEFMPLSHVLATKLGARLTEVRKNGTCPWLRPDGKTQVTVEYYNDNGAMVPVRVHTVLISTQHDETVTNDEIAADLKEHVIKPVIPEKYLDGKTIFHLNPSGRFVIGGPHGDAGLTGRKIIIDTYGGWGAHGGGAFSGKDPTKVDRSGAYIVRQAAKSIVANGLARRCLVQVSYAIGVPEPLSVFVDSYGTGKIPDKEILQIVKENFDFRPGMITINLDLKRGGNGRFLKTAAYGHFGRDDPDFTWEVVKPLKWEKPQS, from the coding sequence ATGGAGACATTTCTATTCACATCTGAGTCTGTCAACGAGGGTCACCCTGACAAGCTTTGTGACCAGATCTCTGATGCTGTGCTCGATGCCTGCCTTGCCCAGGACCCTGACAGCAAGGTTGCCTGTGAAACATGCTCCAAGACTAACATGGTCATGGTCTTTGGAGaaattaccaccaaagctaatgTAGACTATGAGAAGATTGTGCGTGAAACGTGCCGCAACATTGGATTTGTTTCTGATGATGTGGGTCTTGATGCTGACAACTGCAAGGTCCTGGTCAATATTGAGCAGCAGAGCCCTGATATTGCCCAGGGTGTCCATGGCCACTTTACCAAGCGCCCAGAAGATATTGGAGCTGGTGACCAGGGCCATATGTTTGGTTATGCCACTGATGAAACCCCAGAATTCATGCCTCTCAGCCATGTCCTTGCAACTAAGCTTGGGGCACGTCTTACTGAGGTTAGGAAGAATGGTACCTGCCCCTGGCTAAGGCCTGATGGTAAAACACAGGTTACTGTTGAGTACTACAACGATAATGGTGCCATGGTTCCGGTTCGTGTTCACACTGTCCTCATCTCCACCCAGCATGATGAGACTGTTACAAATGATGAAATTGCTGCTGACCTCAAAGAGCATGTTATCAAGCCTGTTATTCCTGAGAAGTATCTTGATGGGAAGACGATCTTCCACCTCAACCCATCTGGCCGCTTTGTCATTGGTGGTCCTCACGGTGATGCAGGTCTTACCGGTCGTAAGATCATCATTGACACTTACGGTGGCTGGGGAGCCCATGGTGGCGGTGCTTTCTCTGGAAAGGACCCAACCAAGGTGGACAGAAGTGGAGCTTACATCGTTAGGCAAGCTGCCAAGAGCATTGTAGCTAATGGGCTTGCACGCAGGTGCCTCGTGCAGGTCTCCTATGCTATTGGTGTGCCGGAGCCCTTGTCTGTCTTCGTAGACAGCTACGGAACTGGAAAGATTCCTGACAAGGAAATCCTCCAAATTGTGAAGGAGAACTTTGATTTCAGGCCTGGAATGATCACCATCAACCTGGACCTCAAGAGGGGTGGCAATGGCCGGTTCTTGAAGACAGCTGCCTATGGACATTTTGGAAGGGACGACCCCGACTTCACCTGGGAAGTTGTGAAGCCCCTCAAATGGGAAAAGCCTCAATCTTGA